One Azoarcus sp. DN11 DNA segment encodes these proteins:
- a CDS encoding DUF2934 domain-containing protein yields MAKSTSTSNAAQESVAEKNPPVTAEERYRMIAEAAYFRAEKSGFVGGNVAEDWLEAEAEIDRMLKEQGRLPSMTPEELEQRVQGALATDPAAVASQVRAITLDALTRGHLDADALKRVTAAVVRGAREGAVPLGERGGQALKEAMRGLDEALAGAAEAAQLAIQEATGRTSEFSRQGLKQAADELATLQTLFIETLQDAARDTRGTVQATFTELAEHARSSGSAVGQRTRIALEQLTQAVTAGAREQAKKGAEVVRHEAALLAGLAAGLLQGIAARLESKETGKDV; encoded by the coding sequence ATGGCCAAATCCACTTCCACTTCGAATGCGGCGCAGGAATCCGTTGCGGAGAAGAATCCGCCCGTCACCGCCGAGGAACGCTATCGAATGATCGCGGAGGCCGCCTATTTTCGCGCGGAAAAGAGCGGCTTTGTGGGCGGCAACGTGGCAGAGGACTGGCTGGAGGCCGAGGCCGAGATCGACCGGATGCTCAAGGAGCAGGGACGTCTTCCCTCCATGACGCCAGAGGAACTCGAGCAACGCGTACAAGGCGCACTTGCCACCGACCCGGCCGCGGTCGCCTCTCAGGTGCGTGCGATCACGCTCGATGCTCTCACGCGCGGGCATCTTGATGCCGATGCACTCAAACGCGTGACGGCGGCCGTGGTCAGAGGCGCCCGCGAAGGCGCCGTGCCGCTCGGGGAACGCGGCGGACAAGCGCTGAAAGAGGCGATGCGCGGTCTGGACGAGGCGCTGGCCGGCGCAGCGGAGGCCGCACAATTGGCCATTCAGGAGGCCACGGGTCGCACCAGTGAGTTCTCCCGGCAGGGGCTGAAGCAGGCGGCGGACGAACTGGCCACGCTGCAGACGCTGTTCATCGAAACGCTGCAGGACGCAGCGCGCGATACCCGGGGCACTGTCCAGGCCACCTTCACCGAGCTTGCCGAACATGCCCGCAGCAGTGGCTCGGCCGTCGGCCAACGTACCCGGATCGCGCTCGAGCAACTGACCCAGGCCGTTACGGCAGGTGCGCGCGAACAGGCCAAGAAAGGGGCGGAGGTCGTGCGCCATGAAGCCGCGCTGCTGGCCGGTCTGGCCGCCGGCCTGCTCCAAGGCATCGCTGCCCGCCTGGAATCGAAAGAGACCGGCAAGGACGTTTGA
- a CDS encoding TetR/AcrR family transcriptional regulator: MIRQPIRIIRKRKTREEILELSTPLFARHGYDGVSMRDIAAAVGLTQAALYYHFADKNQLYLDTVAYEFRERVAALKDMLAGNGTPWKRLECFVAGLARMMASDKDFLRLVQWVLLDTNEARQSTLAKQVFRDMFVAVHDLASELDPHVDAHLLAMSIFGLVIFHFQAGATRKFMPGRRPQQDNPEVLARHVCDLLRGRLASADGEAR, from the coding sequence ATGATCCGCCAGCCGATTAGGATCATTCGCAAGCGAAAAACGCGGGAAGAGATTCTTGAGCTATCGACGCCTTTGTTTGCGCGGCACGGTTATGACGGCGTCTCGATGCGCGATATCGCTGCCGCCGTCGGCCTCACCCAGGCGGCGCTTTACTACCACTTCGCCGACAAGAACCAGCTCTATCTCGATACAGTGGCCTACGAATTCCGGGAAAGAGTGGCCGCACTGAAAGACATGCTGGCCGGCAACGGCACCCCATGGAAACGGCTTGAATGCTTTGTTGCGGGGCTCGCCCGGATGATGGCCTCGGACAAGGACTTTCTGCGGCTGGTGCAGTGGGTACTGCTGGACACCAACGAGGCGCGTCAGAGTACCTTGGCCAAACAGGTATTCAGGGACATGTTCGTTGCCGTCCACGATCTCGCCAGCGAGTTGGACCCACATGTGGATGCCCACCTGCTCGCGATGTCGATCTTTGGCCTGGTGATCTTCCATTTCCAAGCCGGTGCAACCCGTAAGTTCATGCCAGGACGCCGGCCCCAGCAGGACAACCCCGAGGTATTGGCACGCCACGTATGCGATCTGCTGCGAGGGAGGCTGGCCTCAGCCGATGGGGAGGCACGCTGA
- the mobH gene encoding MobH family relaxase produces the protein MLSLFQRKRMPPATAVTPTPSAEPPKGLTRTESAASLLATPRRQKLLEHIWQRTSVSRDQFATLYRAPLERYAELVQNFPASESHHHAYPGGMLDHGLEIVAYALKLRQPHLLPAGATPETQAAQAEAWTAGIAYAALLHDVGKVAVDLHVEYADGTIWHPWHGPLRKPYRFRYHKAREYRLHSAATGLLYARLLDAGIFDWLSGYPDLWSALLYVLAGQYEHAGMLGELVVQADQASVAQALGGDPAKALAAPRHALQRKLLDGLRYLLKEEFKLNQPQASDGWLTQDALWLVSKTVSDKLRAHLLVQGVDGIPSSNTAVFNVLQDHGIAQPTPEGKAIWKATITSDAGWSHTFTLLRLAPSLIWEGNQRPTPFAGTVTVVQEEGEPTVSASLPAVPDSAASEPLSAQPAGEGVEALLDLLDTPDIASAVLSSTSEMFSPTLEEPPLESGESRLPADSAASASTPGLEETPSGEHFVAWLRRHIEERKLIINDTKALVHTVADTVYLVSPGVFQRYAQEHPRTAFLAKQDQLADWQWVQKRFEKLQLHRKQQNGLNIWICAVTGPRKSRRLHGYLLEDPRVLFSDMPPNNPYLSVSAAADPV, from the coding sequence ATGCTCTCGCTGTTCCAACGCAAACGGATGCCACCTGCCACCGCAGTCACGCCCACTCCCTCCGCCGAGCCCCCCAAAGGGCTGACGCGGACGGAATCGGCCGCATCACTGCTGGCGACACCGCGCCGGCAGAAGCTGCTGGAACACATCTGGCAGCGCACGTCCGTCTCCCGTGACCAGTTCGCCACGCTGTATCGGGCGCCACTGGAGCGCTACGCCGAGCTGGTCCAGAATTTCCCAGCCTCGGAAAGCCACCACCACGCCTACCCGGGCGGCATGCTGGACCACGGCCTGGAAATCGTGGCCTACGCGCTGAAGCTGCGACAGCCCCATCTCCTGCCGGCCGGTGCCACGCCGGAAACCCAGGCCGCCCAGGCCGAGGCCTGGACCGCCGGCATCGCCTACGCAGCACTGCTGCACGACGTCGGCAAGGTCGCCGTCGACCTGCATGTCGAGTATGCCGACGGCACGATCTGGCATCCCTGGCATGGTCCGCTCCGGAAGCCGTACCGCTTCCGCTACCACAAGGCGCGCGAATACCGGCTGCACAGCGCAGCCACCGGGCTGCTCTACGCCCGACTGCTCGACGCCGGTATCTTCGACTGGCTCAGCGGATATCCCGACCTGTGGTCGGCACTCCTGTACGTGCTGGCCGGCCAGTACGAGCATGCCGGCATGCTCGGGGAACTGGTCGTGCAGGCCGATCAGGCCTCGGTCGCCCAGGCGCTGGGCGGTGATCCGGCCAAGGCGCTGGCGGCCCCCCGCCATGCGCTCCAACGCAAGCTCCTCGACGGATTGCGCTACCTGCTCAAGGAAGAGTTCAAGCTGAACCAGCCCCAGGCCTCGGACGGATGGCTGACCCAGGACGCGCTGTGGCTGGTCAGCAAAACGGTCTCGGACAAGCTGCGCGCCCATCTGTTGGTCCAGGGCGTCGATGGCATTCCGTCCAGCAACACCGCCGTCTTCAACGTGCTGCAGGATCATGGCATTGCGCAGCCGACGCCGGAGGGAAAGGCTATCTGGAAGGCCACCATCACCAGCGACGCGGGCTGGTCTCACACCTTCACGCTCCTGCGCCTCGCGCCATCCCTGATCTGGGAAGGTAATCAGCGGCCCACACCGTTCGCCGGCACAGTGACGGTGGTGCAGGAAGAGGGGGAACCAACAGTTTCCGCGTCGTTGCCCGCCGTACCGGACTCGGCCGCCTCCGAGCCTCTGTCGGCGCAGCCAGCCGGCGAAGGCGTCGAGGCGCTTCTGGATCTGCTCGACACTCCAGATATCGCATCGGCCGTTCTCTCGTCGACCTCCGAAATGTTTTCTCCAACCCTGGAAGAGCCGCCTCTTGAGTCAGGTGAATCAAGGTTACCGGCCGACTCGGCGGCGTCTGCGTCGACTCCAGGATTGGAGGAAACGCCGTCAGGCGAGCATTTCGTCGCCTGGCTGCGCCGGCATATCGAAGAGCGCAAGCTCATCATCAACGACACCAAGGCATTGGTGCATACGGTCGCCGATACCGTCTATCTGGTCAGCCCTGGCGTGTTCCAGCGTTACGCTCAGGAACATCCAAGAACTGCCTTCCTTGCCAAGCAAGACCAACTGGCCGATTGGCAATGGGTGCAAAAACGCTTCGAGAAGCTGCAATTGCACCGCAAGCAGCAGAATGGTCTGAACATCTGGATATGCGCAGTCACAGGGCCGCGGAAATCGCGGAGACTCCACGGCTACCTGCTGGAAGACCCGCGAGTCCTGTTCAGCGATATGCCACCGAACAACCCTTACCTGTCGGTATCTGCTGCCGCCGATCCTGTGTAG
- a CDS encoding type II toxin-antitoxin system PrlF family antitoxin — protein sequence MPEIHEVATLTSKGQITLPKPIRQALGVDAGGKVAFDLRGGEIIVTRADAEHEDPAIEAFLGLLEADIRAGRHVQSLPDDLARAMLANAGHAVNLDEDIDGEVAL from the coding sequence ATGCCTGAGATCCATGAAGTCGCCACGCTGACCTCCAAGGGCCAGATCACACTGCCCAAGCCCATTCGGCAGGCACTGGGCGTGGACGCCGGCGGAAAAGTGGCCTTCGACCTGCGCGGAGGCGAAATTATCGTGACCCGCGCGGACGCCGAACACGAAGACCCGGCCATCGAGGCCTTCCTGGGCCTGCTGGAGGCCGACATCCGGGCCGGTCGGCACGTCCAGTCCCTGCCGGATGATCTGGCCCGAGCCATGTTGGCGAATGCCGGCCACGCGGTCAATCTCGATGAAGACATCGACGGCGAAGTGGCGCTCTGA
- a CDS encoding type II toxin-antitoxin system YhaV family toxin: protein MQRHGWTLLFHEGVIEQLRKLQVAAERAEQSDPQGFEGNANVKLFRALSQLIMEVVPSDPARDEYRQGNTLGPAYRHWRRAKIGRRFRLFFRYDSKVKAIVFAWVNDEQTLRAAGSRSDPYAVFEKMLGRGNPPNDWAALVAASQTDWRAPENP, encoded by the coding sequence ATGCAGCGGCACGGCTGGACGCTCTTGTTCCACGAGGGCGTGATCGAGCAGTTGCGCAAGCTGCAGGTGGCCGCGGAGCGGGCCGAACAGAGCGACCCGCAAGGATTCGAGGGCAACGCCAACGTCAAGCTGTTTCGGGCGTTGAGCCAGTTGATCATGGAGGTCGTGCCGAGCGATCCCGCGCGGGACGAGTACCGCCAGGGCAACACCCTGGGGCCGGCCTATCGCCACTGGCGGCGCGCGAAGATCGGGCGGCGATTCCGCCTGTTTTTCCGCTACGACTCCAAGGTGAAGGCGATCGTGTTCGCCTGGGTCAACGACGAGCAGACCCTGCGGGCGGCGGGCAGCAGATCCGACCCCTATGCGGTGTTCGAGAAAATGCTGGGCCGAGGCAACCCGCCGAACGATTGGGCGGCGCTGGTGGCGGCGAGCCAGACGGATTGGCGTGCACCGGAGAATCCTTGA
- a CDS encoding DUF3742 family protein, whose amino-acid sequence MKPTAHTNFAERAGRTLGRMWRGIVRLDRKAHGLLIVQGWAPGVASAVLLVIKLVVLGVLAYASLWLAALLALLALAGWSVRDPAAWNAEDESKPEWREGHGGFGLYDKSEWRRDMGDPDNP is encoded by the coding sequence ATGAAACCCACTGCACACACCAACTTCGCGGAACGCGCCGGCCGGACGCTGGGTCGGATGTGGCGGGGAATTGTGCGACTTGACCGGAAGGCGCACGGCCTGCTGATTGTGCAAGGATGGGCGCCTGGTGTGGCCTCGGCGGTGCTGCTCGTCATCAAGCTGGTTGTGCTCGGTGTGCTGGCCTACGCCTCACTCTGGCTGGCGGCGCTGCTTGCCCTGCTGGCTCTTGCTGGTTGGAGCGTGCGCGACCCAGCAGCTTGGAACGCGGAGGACGAGAGCAAGCCGGAATGGCGCGAGGGGCACGGCGGCTTTGGCTTGTATGACAAAAGCGAGTGGCGCCGCGACATGGGTGATCCCGACAATCCTTAG
- a CDS encoding conjugal transfer protein TraG N-terminal domain-containing protein codes for MTLYTTDYLEYYLTLVGWLVNNGIWNILVASGVFALPFVAIVIQEWLRARAEGADEGNKGVLSSMRIENRVWVAIVVIMFAGIPFIPVDLSTIRFDTTRSAQCQVSVPQPKDTGWSNAYTTLNNQSALVPVWWFFMHAISKAVTGAAVAAIPCGTDLRQMRMDVDSTRINDPVLAQEVGDFVHDCYGPSRAKLFMSRPTLSDEQMNDVTWIGSSYFLDTAGFYDTYHSSTPRTAWPYDATRDAGLAQVDSGGGYPSCRQWWSDGNSGLRARLLAQVDPDLLSRIGRWAGFLSQNEVNDSVIRAVVSPRQQKMNQGAVYTDYGGQIEKTLPNIVTRGAGDLGMTVGSLGFFPAMDVVRQALPMVLSLLKMALVICIPLVLVVGTYELKALVAVSCAEFALFFVDFWFQLARWLDSTILDALYGWGFGASRPHSNFDPLIGLNNAFGDMLLNFVMATMFIVLPGFWVAALGWVGVRAGNVLNGLAVATGDAKSAGGSGSRLAISSAKGSAK; via the coding sequence ATGACCCTCTACACGACCGACTACCTGGAGTATTACCTGACCCTGGTGGGCTGGCTGGTCAACAACGGCATCTGGAACATCCTCGTCGCCAGCGGCGTGTTCGCGCTGCCGTTCGTCGCCATCGTCATCCAGGAGTGGCTGCGGGCGCGCGCGGAAGGCGCGGACGAGGGCAACAAAGGTGTGCTGTCCTCGATGCGCATCGAGAACCGCGTCTGGGTGGCGATCGTGGTCATCATGTTCGCCGGCATCCCCTTCATTCCGGTGGATCTGAGCACGATCCGCTTCGATACGACCCGCTCCGCCCAGTGCCAGGTCAGCGTTCCGCAGCCGAAGGACACCGGCTGGTCCAACGCCTACACCACGCTCAACAACCAGAGCGCGCTGGTGCCGGTGTGGTGGTTCTTCATGCACGCCATCTCCAAGGCCGTCACGGGCGCCGCGGTGGCAGCGATTCCCTGCGGGACCGATCTGCGGCAGATGCGCATGGACGTCGATTCCACCCGCATCAACGACCCGGTGCTGGCGCAGGAGGTCGGTGATTTCGTGCACGACTGCTATGGACCTTCGCGCGCCAAGCTGTTCATGAGCCGGCCGACGCTCTCCGACGAGCAGATGAACGACGTGACCTGGATCGGCTCGAGCTACTTCCTCGACACAGCCGGCTTCTACGACACCTACCACTCGAGCACCCCGCGCACGGCCTGGCCTTACGACGCCACCCGCGACGCGGGGCTGGCCCAAGTGGACAGCGGCGGCGGCTATCCGAGCTGCCGGCAGTGGTGGTCGGACGGCAACAGCGGGCTGCGCGCCCGCCTGCTGGCCCAAGTCGATCCCGATCTGCTCTCTCGCATCGGCCGCTGGGCGGGGTTCCTGTCGCAGAACGAGGTCAACGACTCGGTGATCCGCGCCGTCGTCTCTCCCCGGCAGCAGAAGATGAACCAAGGCGCCGTCTATACCGACTACGGCGGACAGATCGAGAAGACGCTGCCCAACATCGTGACCCGCGGTGCCGGCGACCTCGGGATGACCGTAGGCTCGCTGGGCTTCTTTCCGGCCATGGACGTGGTCCGCCAGGCGTTGCCGATGGTGCTGTCGCTGCTCAAGATGGCGCTGGTCATCTGCATCCCGCTGGTGCTGGTGGTCGGTACCTACGAGCTGAAGGCCCTGGTCGCGGTGAGCTGCGCGGAATTCGCGCTGTTCTTCGTGGACTTCTGGTTCCAGCTCGCGCGCTGGCTCGACAGTACGATCCTCGATGCGCTCTATGGCTGGGGCTTCGGCGCGAGCCGGCCGCATTCGAACTTCGATCCCCTGATCGGCCTGAACAATGCCTTCGGGGATATGCTGCTGAACTTCGTCATGGCGACGATGTTCATCGTGCTGCCGGGATTCTGGGTGGCTGCGCTGGGATGGGTTGGCGTTCGGGCCGGCAATGTCCTGAACGGGCTTGCCGTTGCAACCGGCGACGCGAAATCAGCAGGAGGGAGCGGTTCGCGGCTCGCGATCTCGTCTGCCAAGGGATCCGCCAAGTGA
- a CDS encoding integrating conjugative element protein, giving the protein MKALISRFTQRAKPYTLAVALACAVTAAGVAWAQTRIDRSSVSVNGSVIGDDVLYSIGGGRAVSMGGAGNMQSIGVGIGWNSNLICGNMSITTTLQNQLNGITNGFQAIMSTVIQNATSAVASLPALIIQRADPGLYNLLTNGVLQARLDFDRSKMTCRAIANRLADMAGGQAGWDQLAEGMALRDAVSSTDAVSAVEQAESNRGNNGVPWVGGGNAGGSGQSAIKVVGDMTRAGYNLLNGRSATDTSSIPRTSCGNRLTCQTWSSPGAAAAWATRVLGEREQRTCDSCTKTQTTPGVGLTPVIQEEYETKLQALQELVTGAKPTTVANLEAAGSNSLPITRGVIEALRDEPDQDLLGKRLASEAALSSVLEKALLLQRTLLTGKKEPNVAANELAVKAVDQENSALEQEINNLKTELELRRTLAGNSAMAIVQRHGTRAGGSRGIFEGDTTRDRLKEVQKPRSTP; this is encoded by the coding sequence ATGAAAGCACTCATTTCCCGCTTCACTCAGCGTGCCAAGCCCTACACCCTGGCCGTCGCGCTCGCCTGTGCCGTAACGGCGGCCGGTGTCGCCTGGGCGCAGACCCGCATCGACCGCAGCAGCGTCAGCGTGAATGGCAGCGTCATCGGCGATGACGTGCTCTACAGCATCGGTGGCGGCAGGGCCGTGTCCATGGGCGGTGCTGGGAACATGCAGAGCATCGGCGTGGGGATCGGCTGGAACAGCAACCTGATCTGCGGAAACATGAGCATCACGACCACGCTGCAGAACCAGCTCAACGGCATCACCAACGGCTTCCAAGCGATCATGAGCACCGTGATCCAGAACGCCACCAGTGCGGTGGCGTCGCTGCCGGCGCTGATCATCCAGCGCGCCGATCCGGGCCTCTACAACCTGCTCACCAACGGCGTCCTGCAGGCTCGCCTGGACTTCGACCGCTCGAAGATGACCTGCCGGGCCATCGCCAACCGCCTGGCGGACATGGCGGGTGGGCAGGCCGGGTGGGACCAGCTCGCCGAGGGCATGGCACTGCGCGATGCGGTGAGCAGCACCGATGCCGTGTCGGCCGTCGAGCAGGCCGAGTCGAACAGGGGCAACAACGGCGTGCCCTGGGTCGGCGGCGGCAACGCGGGCGGATCGGGCCAGAGTGCGATCAAGGTGGTGGGCGACATGACGCGCGCGGGCTACAACCTGCTCAACGGGCGCAGCGCGACGGACACCTCGTCGATCCCGCGCACTTCCTGCGGCAACCGGCTGACCTGCCAGACCTGGTCCTCGCCTGGTGCGGCTGCAGCCTGGGCGACGCGCGTGCTGGGCGAACGTGAGCAGCGCACCTGCGATAGCTGCACCAAGACCCAGACCACTCCCGGGGTCGGGCTCACGCCGGTGATCCAGGAGGAGTACGAGACCAAGCTGCAGGCGTTGCAGGAACTGGTGACCGGTGCGAAGCCGACGACGGTAGCGAACCTGGAAGCGGCCGGCAGCAATTCGCTGCCGATCACCCGCGGCGTGATCGAGGCCTTGCGCGACGAGCCCGACCAGGACCTGCTGGGCAAGCGCCTGGCGTCGGAGGCGGCGCTGTCCAGCGTGCTGGAGAAGGCACTGCTGTTGCAGCGGACGCTGCTGACCGGCAAGAAAGAGCCGAACGTCGCGGCCAACGAGCTGGCCGTGAAGGCGGTCGACCAGGAGAACAGCGCGCTGGAGCAGGAGATCAACAACCTCAAGACCGAGCTGGAGCTGCGGCGCACGCTGGCGGGCAACTCCGCGATGGCCATCGTCCAGCGCCACGGCACCCGCGCCGGTGGCTCGCGCGGCATCTTCGAGGGCGACACCACGCGCGACCGGCTCAAGGAAGTCCAGAAGCCCCGGAGCACGCCATGA
- a CDS encoding TIGR03756 family integrating conjugative element protein, translating to MTRLPTAPSGRLRTAMASLLLCGATSTFALDTATIISSAVSPNCLEYRVVGICYWLFCTMFGCSVRTSVKVRHYVPDAVVSSYSNTGENPWVEVRAMSMPNPTARAGGDGTTNHDNENNLAKFKNADVIGHPAGSVFSQFASASGYTCQGAGTAFMPYLLSTLDTLAWRYNIPEMVYPEALIPGMREIGGRTTLNLWGNVYPRGGFLHQTDDYKSGAVVAQRAGDVVTRRAQPHVYQPLLATARAGYWPAGALVEGDASTGKWQELTPTLSNTCAVFPHTNTRVQARQGDYAWALWRPYACCRRRGQVFLGSVDFQ from the coding sequence ATGACCCGCCTGCCGACCGCGCCGTCCGGGCGCCTGCGGACAGCCATGGCCTCGCTGCTGCTCTGCGGCGCCACGTCGACCTTCGCCCTGGACACGGCGACCATCATTTCCTCGGCCGTGTCGCCGAATTGCCTGGAGTACCGCGTCGTCGGCATCTGCTACTGGTTGTTCTGCACCATGTTCGGTTGCTCGGTACGCACCTCGGTCAAGGTGCGCCACTACGTACCCGATGCCGTGGTGTCCAGCTACTCGAACACCGGCGAAAACCCATGGGTGGAAGTGCGGGCGATGAGCATGCCCAATCCCACAGCACGGGCCGGCGGTGATGGCACGACCAACCACGACAACGAGAACAACCTGGCCAAGTTCAAGAACGCGGACGTGATCGGGCATCCCGCGGGCTCGGTGTTCAGCCAGTTCGCCAGTGCATCCGGGTACACCTGCCAGGGCGCCGGCACCGCCTTCATGCCGTACCTTTTGAGCACGCTCGACACGCTGGCCTGGCGCTACAACATCCCCGAGATGGTGTACCCGGAAGCGCTGATCCCCGGCATGCGCGAGATCGGCGGCCGCACGACGCTGAACCTGTGGGGCAACGTCTATCCGCGCGGCGGCTTCCTGCACCAGACCGACGACTACAAGAGCGGCGCCGTGGTGGCGCAGCGCGCGGGCGACGTCGTGACGCGGCGCGCCCAGCCCCACGTCTACCAGCCGCTGCTCGCGACCGCGCGCGCCGGCTACTGGCCCGCCGGTGCCCTGGTGGAAGGCGATGCCTCCACCGGCAAATGGCAGGAACTGACGCCGACCCTCTCGAACACCTGCGCGGTGTTCCCGCACACCAACACGCGCGTGCAAGCCCGGCAAGGCGACTACGCCTGGGCACTGTGGCGGCCCTATGCCTGCTGCCGACGCCGGGGGCAGGTCTTCCTCGGCAGCGTTGATTTCCAGTGA
- a CDS encoding TIGR03757 family integrating conjugative element protein, with protein MQFSPYGFLPDLASWKSMAVAVAAWSCMALFSPLAAADVLVVTDSHHPIKTMGGERIIELDLPARIEAELSAGLPADPGQAEAIVQQRLREGKETLQRRIGRAYQDVADAWGLGIAAIPAVVVDRRYVVYGEPDVARAVARIDAHRSARP; from the coding sequence ATGCAGTTTTCACCTTATGGCTTTCTTCCTGACCTTGCTTCGTGGAAATCCATGGCTGTCGCGGTGGCTGCGTGGTCGTGCATGGCCTTGTTCAGCCCGCTCGCAGCAGCCGATGTGCTGGTCGTCACCGACAGCCATCACCCGATCAAGACCATGGGTGGCGAGCGAATCATCGAGCTGGACCTGCCGGCCCGGATCGAGGCCGAACTCTCCGCCGGCCTGCCGGCCGATCCAGGCCAGGCCGAGGCCATCGTGCAGCAGCGGTTGCGTGAGGGGAAAGAGACACTGCAGCGCCGGATCGGGCGTGCCTACCAAGATGTCGCCGATGCCTGGGGCCTGGGCATTGCCGCGATTCCCGCGGTGGTGGTCGATCGCCGCTACGTCGTCTATGGCGAGCCCGACGTGGCACGCGCCGTCGCTCGTATCGATGCCCACCGGAGCGCACGGCCATGA
- the radC gene encoding DNA repair protein RadC, whose protein sequence is MSCVVADSRPESLTLIVAQHEDWIIQQAITLLEKRVFKAGPSLGSPAAVRDYLRLKLVVEPNEVFAVVFLDSQHQVLAFEPLFRGSVDQTSVYPRVVVQRALALNASALILAHQHPSGVTEPSIADRALTERLKAALAMVDVRVVDHFIVGKGNPYSFAEAGLL, encoded by the coding sequence ATGTCTTGTGTCGTCGCCGACTCCCGCCCGGAGTCGCTCACCCTGATCGTCGCCCAGCACGAGGACTGGATCATCCAGCAGGCCATCACTTTGCTGGAGAAGCGCGTCTTCAAAGCTGGCCCGTCTCTGGGCAGTCCCGCCGCCGTGCGCGACTATCTGCGTCTGAAATTGGTCGTGGAGCCCAACGAAGTCTTCGCCGTCGTGTTCCTCGACAGCCAGCACCAGGTGCTCGCCTTCGAGCCGCTGTTCAGGGGCTCGGTCGACCAGACCTCGGTGTATCCGCGGGTGGTCGTCCAGCGTGCCTTGGCCCTCAACGCCTCGGCGCTGATCCTGGCGCACCAACACCCCTCGGGGGTGACAGAGCCCTCGATCGCCGATCGTGCGCTCACGGAGCGGTTGAAAGCCGCCCTGGCCATGGTCGACGTGCGTGTGGTGGATCACTTCATCGTCGGCAAGGGCAACCCATACTCCTTCGCCGAAGCCGGCCTGCTGTAG
- a CDS encoding thioredoxin domain-containing protein, producing MHLPGFVRSRRFVLLALLMVALLLGSVAWTFLRPHAAAQVEARPPSHAETPPSTPSPPATPSTPATPSTPATPSGPPWRHGRPDARFTVVEYADLECPFCRTYFPVLKRWIDEHPEVNWQWHHLPLAMHEPAASAEARLVECIGEARGAAAFWQAVDWVYAHTRGDGQGLPEGLRYPDLTPAVQHCLASDRPDAVVRAQAAEAEKNGITATPILQLRDRETDKVILLHGPVEGDALLSALDLLAAGDKTGVESSQTRDMPAASVGDMPR from the coding sequence ATGCACCTGCCCGGATTCGTTCGATCCCGCCGTTTCGTTCTGCTCGCGTTGCTGATGGTCGCCTTGCTTCTGGGCTCTGTCGCTTGGACGTTCCTGCGCCCACATGCCGCGGCACAAGTTGAAGCTCGCCCCCCGAGCCACGCAGAGACGCCACCATCGACGCCTTCACCACCAGCGACGCCTTCAACACCAGCGACGCCTTCAACACCAGCGACGCCTTCCGGGCCGCCCTGGCGCCATGGTCGGCCCGACGCACGTTTCACGGTGGTCGAGTACGCGGATCTGGAATGCCCGTTCTGCCGGACGTACTTCCCTGTGCTCAAGCGCTGGATCGACGAGCATCCCGAGGTGAACTGGCAATGGCATCACCTGCCGCTGGCCATGCACGAGCCGGCGGCCTCCGCCGAAGCACGCCTGGTCGAGTGCATCGGTGAGGCCAGGGGCGCCGCCGCGTTCTGGCAGGCCGTGGATTGGGTCTACGCTCACACGCGCGGCGACGGGCAGGGCCTGCCCGAAGGACTGCGCTATCCCGACCTCACGCCTGCTGTGCAGCACTGTCTCGCCAGCGACCGGCCCGACGCGGTGGTCCGCGCCCAAGCTGCGGAAGCGGAAAAGAACGGCATCACCGCCACGCCGATACTGCAACTGCGCGACCGCGAGACCGACAAGGTGATCCTGCTGCACGGCCCCGTCGAAGGCGACGCGCTGCTATCGGCCCTCGATCTGCTCGCCGCTGGTGACAAGACCGGCGTGGAGTCGTCACAAACCCGAGACATGCCCGCCGCGTCCGTCGGCGACATGCCTAGGTAG